Proteins encoded together in one Carya illinoinensis cultivar Pawnee chromosome 3, C.illinoinensisPawnee_v1, whole genome shotgun sequence window:
- the LOC122304324 gene encoding uncharacterized protein LOC122304324 isoform X1 produces the protein MATSSKFDIPSGSPDRPLYTSGQRGSHIAAALDRSVSFRESMENPILSALPNMSRSSSTVTQGDVVNFFQCIRFDPKVLAADHKSSRQVDFKRQVSLALSISPDDSSSGSSKGKLLPSPIPEEVKRVKAGLRESFVKARERVKIFNDTLSVFNKIFPTVPSKKRSRSEGFFSDRSSVLSSDRSVLGPSVAKVGNQSHAAPSGFELEQQKAEERTKNAVPNKRPRTSLVEVRMDVQSNTLVRPSGTVDRDREMLRLPNGAAVQAEDRTLPLGGDGWEKSKMKKKRSGIKPDVPLNTMSTKPIDGYREAKQGMQQRPVADTRSRLSNDSHGFRPGVLNGAVGVGKSDGILQQTGLGMRSSIPRTDPDFGSLTNDRRDRPIGSDKERLNLRAVNKTNVRDDFNSVSPTSNTKMNASIRAPRSSSGVAPKLSPVVHRATVPNDWELSNCSNKPPAAVGANNRKRMASARSSSPPGAHGASQRPQKISRTARRTNLAVPIVSSNDEIPALDTGPDVSGNDIGLGFVRRLPGSSPQQVKLRSDPLSSATLSESEESGAVETKSRDKCRKSDEIDEKGGQNVQKVSTLVLSSRKNKPVTGEDLGDGVRRQGRTGRGFTSTRSLMPMRVEKVGNVGTAKQLRSARLGFDKSESKAGRPPTRKLSDRKAYPRQKHTATNTAADFLVGSDDGHEELLAAANAVTNHARAFANPFWKQMEPFFGFISDADISFLKKQGNLDSAATRTPLHSNLVGCSPVPNGHGLIEHEIDMGLPRCTELLAEDLVPGTGDHSVIPLCQRLIAALISEEDCNSGHENLKYDEYGTEFELDGELESNSLNDQSLLGFQFVGSTAFNGYTITGKVEPDEHESNIMGTINAGMHSSVGHSLNGLHLDQSMIPSMACSETQYDNMQINEKLLLEVRSIGIFPEPVPDMALMEDVGICDEISILEEKYQGQMSKKKGVLERLLNSASTIKDHQEKEFEERALDKLVGMACEKYMTYRGPHGTGGKSYSNKMAKQAALAFVKRTLEHCHKFENTGKSCFSEPLFKDIFISGSSNLNGARPADTSTEGEPTKPYASIRSLEGSMGSQQSPSQFVQNADNHDINSVDVLLPVNHLSEQTTGKEDTWSNRVKKRELLLDDVGGTIVTSSTPSGIGNSLLSSAKGKRSERDRDGKGHGREMSSRNGTTKIGRALSNTKGERKSKTKPKQKMTQLSVSVNGLVSKIPEQSKPALPSVSKSNEITTSSNVKGKDGFGLNGMDDPESLDLSNLRIPEMDVLGVPDDLDEQGQDLGSWLNIDDEGLQDHDFMGLEIPMDDLSDLNMMV, from the exons ATGGCAACATCTAGCAAGTTTGATATACCTTCTGGTAGCCCAGATAGACCATTATACACCAGTGGGCAGCGTGGATCCCACATAGCTGCTGCATTGGACAGATCGGTTAGCTTTCGGGAGAGCATGGAGAATCCTATTCTATCTGCCCTCCCGAATATGTCGAGAAGCAGTTCTACAGTAACACAAGGTGATGTTGTGAACTTCTTTCAATGCATACGTTTTGATCCAAAGGTACTGGCTGCAGACCATAAGTCTAGCCGGCAAGTGGACTTCAAACGTCAAGTGAGTCTTGCACTTAGCATTTCACCAGATGATTCTTCATCTGGTTCTTCAAAAGGCAAGCTGCTACCGTCTCCGATACCAGAAGAAGTCAAACGCGTAAAGGCTGGTCTTCGTGAAAGTTTTGTGAAGGCGAG GGAACGTGTGAAGATTTTCAACGACACACTATCTGTATTCAACAAAATTTTCCCAACTGTACCATCAAAGAAGAGATCCAGATCAGAAGGTTTTTTTAGTGACCGTTCTAGTGTGTTATCAAGTGATCGTTCAGTCCTGGGGCCAAGTGTAGCTAAGGTTGGAAATCAGAGTCATGCTGCCCCCAGTGGTTTTGAGCTTGAGCAACAAAAAGCAGAAGAACGAACTAAAAATGCTGTCCCAAACAAGCGCCCTCGAACTTCTTTGGTGGAAGTGAGA ATGGATGTGCAGAGTAATACTCTTGTCAGGCCATCTGGAACTGTAGATAGGGACAGGGAGATGCTAAGGCTTCCAAATGGTGCTGCAGTTCAGGCAGAGGATCGAACATTGCCTCTTGGTGGTGACGGTTGGGAAAAgtcaaaaatgaagaaaaagcgTTCAGGGATAAAGCCAGATGTTCCTCTGAATACAATGTCAACTAAACCAATTGATGGCTACCGAGAAGCTAAACAGGGAATGCAACAGAGGCCTGTTGCTGATACCCGTTCTAGGTTAAGTAATGATTCCCATGGTTTCAG GCCAGGAGTGCTGAATGGAGCTGTTGGAGTTGGAAAATCAGATGGTATCTTACAACAGACTGGCTTGGGCATGCGTTCCTCCATTCCGAGGACTGACCCTGACTTTGGTTCCCTTACAAATGACAGAAGAGATCGTCCTATTGGTTCAGATAAGGAAAGGTTGAACCTTAGAGCCGTCAATAA GACAAATGTTCGTGATGATTTTAATTCAGTCAGTCCTACCTCAAACACAAAAATGAATGCATCTATTCGGGCTCCAAGATCCAGTTCAGGTGTTGCACCCAAGTTGTCGCCTGTTGTACATAGGGCAACTGTTCCTAATGATTGGGAGCTTTCTAATTGTTCAAACAAGCCACCTGCTGCTGTTGGAGCCAATAATCGAAAACGCATGGCATCAGCACGGTCTTCATCCCCCCCTGGTGCCCACGGGGCTAGCCAGAGGCCACAGAAGATTTCCCGAACGGCAAGACGGACAAATCTTGCCGTTCCAATTGTTTCGAGCAATGATGAAATTCCTGCTCTGGATACTGGACCTGATGTCTCGGGTAATGACATTGGGTTGGGATTTGTCAGACGCTTGCCTGGCAGTTCTCCTCAGCAAGTGAAATTAAGAAGCGATCCTCTATCTTCAGCCACCTTATCTGAAAGTGAGGAGTCAGGGGCTGTGGAAACTAAATCCCGAGATAAGTGCAGAAAGTCTGATGAGATAGATGAGAAAGGCGGACAGAATGTACAAAAGGTGTCCACTCTGGTCCTGTCATCTAGAAAGAATAAGCCAGTTACTGGGGAAGACCTTGGAGATGGTGTTCGGAGGCAAGGGAGGACTGGGCGAGGTTTTACTTCCACAAGGTCTCTCATGCCAATGAGAGTTGAGAAGGTTGGCAATGTGGGAACTGCAAAACAGCTTAGGAGTGCAAGGCTTGGTTTTGACAAGAGCGAAAG CAAGGCGGGTCGTCCACCAACGAGGAAACTTTCAGACCGGAAGGCCTATCCACGTCAAAAGCATACAGCTACTAATACAGCAGCAGATTTTCTCG tTGGGTCGGATGATGGGCATGAAGAACTATTGGCTGCTGCAAATGCTGTTACTAATCATG CTCGTGCCTTTGCCAACCCTTTTTGGAAGCAGATGGAGCCATTTTTTGGTTTCATATCCGATGCAGACATATCTTTCTTAAAGAAACAA GGAAATCTTGATTCTGCTGCTACGCGAACTCCACTCCATTCCAATCTTGTTGGTTGCAGTCCTGTTCCTAATGGACATGGGTTGATTGAACATGAGATAGATATGGGGCTTCCTAGATGCACCGAACTGCTTGCAGAAGATTTAGTACCAGGTACAGGGGATCATAGTGTGATTCCCTTATGTCAGAGACTCATAGCAGCTCTAATTTCAGAGGAGGATTGTAACAGTGGACATGAAAACCTGAAATATGATGAATATGGTACTGAGTTTGAGCTTGATGGAGAATTGGAATCAAACAGTTTGAATGACCAGTCCTTACTTGGCTTTCAGTTTGTTGGGTCTACTGCTTTTAACGGCTATACAATAACTGGGAAGGTAGAGCCTGATGAACATGAAAGCAACATAATGGGCACCATAAACGCAGGGATGCACTCAAGCGTTGGTCATTCCCTAAACGGCTTACATTTGGACCAGTCGATGATTCCTAGCATGGCCTGCTCAGAAACTCAGTATGATAATATGCAGATAAATGAAAAACTTCTCCTGGAGGTTCGAAGTATTGGTATTTTTCCAGAACCTGTG CCTGACATGGCACTGATGGAGGATGTAGGAATCTGTGATGAAATCAGCATATTAGAGGAGAAGTACCAAGGACAG ATGTCGAAGAAGAAAGGCGTACTAGAAAGACTGTTGAATTCTGCCTCAACTATAAAAGACCACCAAGAGAA GGAGTTTGAAGAACGTGCCCTTGACAAACTTGTTGGAATGGCCTGTGAAAAGTATATG ACTTATCGGGGTCCTCACGGCACTGGTGGGAAGAGTTACAGTAACAAAATGGCCAAGCAAGCTGCATTAGCATTTGTTAAACGGACATTAGAACATTGTCATAAATTTGAGAATACAGGAAAGAGCTGCTTTAGCGAGCCCTTATTTAAGGATATATTTATTTCTGGGTCTTCCAATCTTAATGGTGCCCGACCAGCAGATACTAGCACAGAGGGTGAACCAACCAAACCATATGCCTCCATCCGTTCTCTTGAAG GTTCAATGGGTTCGCAGCAAAGCCCTTCACAATTTGTTCAGAATGCAGACAACCATGATATTAACTCTGTGGATGTGCTTTTGCCTGTGAATCACTTATCTGAACAAACCACTGGTAAAGAAGATACATGGTCAAACAGGGTGAAGAAGAGGGAATTGTTGCTTGATGATGTTGGTGGTACTATTGTTACTTCAAGTACCCCGTCAGGCATTGGCAATTCTCTATTGAGCAGTGCCAAAGGAAAGAGAAGTGAGAGGGACAGAGATGGAAAGGGACACGGCAGAGAGATGTCATCTAGAAATGGTACTACTAAAATTGGTCGAGCTTTATCCAATACCAAGGGGGAAAGGAAATCTAAAACAAAGCCGAAGCAGAAAATGACTCAGCTATCTGTTTCTGTAAATGGCCTTGTCAGCAAGATACCAGAGCAATCCAAACCAGCATTACCTTCTGTATCAAAGTCAAATGAAATTACTACAAGTAGCAATGTCAagggaaaagatgggtttggcTTGAATGGAATGGATGACCCTGAGTCTCTTGATTTATCGAATCTACGTATACCAGAAATGGATGTACTAGGTGTGCCTGATGATCTTGATGAGCAAGGCCAGGATCTGGGTTCTTGGTTGAACATTGATGATGAGGGTTTGCAAGATCACGACTTCATGGGTCTTGAAATTCCGATGGATGACCTGTCAGACTTAAATATGATGGTTTGA
- the LOC122304322 gene encoding protein phosphatase 2C 77 — translation MEINGLKLLANTTPMLLKPGTPYGSISCGNEENRGGDSNDRMRFSGDPFAVNSSNICDEELLALEVTFEKGSPSNTDKSKLKESDVELEHAQDPFAIVLDLYGKESNGSDTKFFAAAPQKKTCGTSCQNIFEQNCIPLWGFTTICGRRPEMEDAVSVVPQFLQVSPRMLSDDHVSDGMNGHFCNSTAHFFGVYDGHGGSQVANYCHERLHLALVEEIESTKRSLCDGSIGNSWQDLWKKAIFNCFLKVDAEVGGVQGNNGSNTEASEATSKPITPETVGSTAVVAILCSTHLIVANCGDSRAVLCRGKAPIPLSVDHKPNREDEYARIETAGGKIIQWFGFRVFSVLATSRSIGDRYLKPWIIPDPEVMLIPRNKEDECLILASDGLWDVMTNEEVCDVARKRILVWHKKHGNTLPAKSGRDGADLAAQAAAECLSRLALKKGSKDNITVIVIDLKAQRKFKRKTQQAEPHPSSTTIF, via the exons ATGGAAATCAATGGGCTCAAGCTTCTTGCAAACACAACCCCCATGTTATTAAAACCTGGAACTCCTTATGGGTCAATTTCATGTGGAAATGAAGAAAACAGGGGAGGAGACAGCAATGACCGCATGCGATTCAGTGGTGATCCATTTGCTGTTAATTCTAGCAATATTTGTGATGAGGAACTCTTGGCATTGGAGGTAACTTTTGAGAAAGGCTCACCATCTAATACTGACAAGTCCAAATTGAAAGAATCAGATGTTGAGTTGGAGCATGCACAAGATCCTTTTGCAATCGTGTTGGATCTTTATGGTAAGGAAAGTAATGGATCCGATACAAAGTTCTTTGCTGCAGCACCTCAAAAGAAGACATGTGgaacaagttgccaaaatattTTTGAACAGAATTGTATACCCCTTTGGGGCTTCACAACCATATGTGGGAGGAGGCCGGAGATGGAAGATGCCGTGTCGGTTGTACCCCAATTTTTGCAAGTTTCTCCTCGAATGCTGTCGGATGACCATGTTTCTGATGGCATGAATGGTCATTTCTGCAATTCAACTGCCCATTTCTTTGGCGTTTATGATGGGCATGGTGGCTCTCAG GTTGCAAACTATTGCCATGAACGTCTCCATTTGGCCTTGGTTGAGGAGATAGAAAGTACAAAACGGAGCTTGTGTGATGGAAGTATTGGGAATAGTTGGCAGGATCTGTGGAAGAAAGCCATATTCAATTGTTTTCTCAAAGTTGATGCTGAGGTTGGGGGAGTTCAAGGGAATAATGGAAGCAACACTGAGGCCTCTGAGGCTACTTCAAAACCTATTACCCCTGAAACTGTTGGTTCTACCGCCGTGGTTGCCATTTTATGTTCAACCCACCTGATAGTTGCAAACTGTGGGGATTCAAGGGCTGTCTTGTGTCGTGGAAAAGCTCCTATTCCATTGTCAGTAGATCACAAA CCAAATAGAGAAGATGAATATGCAAGGATAGAAACTGCAGGAGGCAAGATCATACAATGGTTTGGCTTCCGTGTTTTCAGTGTCCTTGCGACGTCCAGGTCCATCG GTGATAGATACTTGAAACCGTGGATTATTCCAGATCCAGAAGTGATGCTAATTCCTCGCAACAAGGAAGATGAGTGCCTTATTTTGGCTAGTGATGGATTATGGGATGTGATGACAAATGAGGAAGTCTGTGATGTTGCGCGAAAGCGGATCCTTGTGTGGCACAAGAAGCATGGTAATACCCTACCTGCAAAAAGTGGAAGAGATGGCGCTGATCTTGCAGCTCAAGCTGCAGCAGAGTGCCTCTCGAGGCTTGCTCTTAAAAAGGGAAGCAAAGACAACATTACTGTGATAGTAATAGACTTGAAAGCTCAAAGGAAGTTTAAAAGGAAAACCCAACAAGCAGAACCTCACCCATCATCTACTACAATTTTTTAG
- the LOC122304324 gene encoding uncharacterized protein LOC122304324 isoform X2 has protein sequence MATSSKFDIPSGSPDRPLYTSGQRGSHIAAALDRSVSFRESMENPILSALPNMSRSSSTVTQGDVVNFFQCIRFDPKVLAADHKSSRQVDFKRQVSLALSISPDDSSSGSSKGKLLPSPIPEEVKRVKAGLRESFVKARERVKIFNDTLSVFNKIFPTVPSKKRSRSEGFFSDRSSVLSSDRSVLGPSVAKVGNQSHAAPSGFELEQQKAEERTKNAVPNKRPRTSLVEVRSNTLVRPSGTVDRDREMLRLPNGAAVQAEDRTLPLGGDGWEKSKMKKKRSGIKPDVPLNTMSTKPIDGYREAKQGMQQRPVADTRSRLSNDSHGFRPGVLNGAVGVGKSDGILQQTGLGMRSSIPRTDPDFGSLTNDRRDRPIGSDKERLNLRAVNKTNVRDDFNSVSPTSNTKMNASIRAPRSSSGVAPKLSPVVHRATVPNDWELSNCSNKPPAAVGANNRKRMASARSSSPPGAHGASQRPQKISRTARRTNLAVPIVSSNDEIPALDTGPDVSGNDIGLGFVRRLPGSSPQQVKLRSDPLSSATLSESEESGAVETKSRDKCRKSDEIDEKGGQNVQKVSTLVLSSRKNKPVTGEDLGDGVRRQGRTGRGFTSTRSLMPMRVEKVGNVGTAKQLRSARLGFDKSESKAGRPPTRKLSDRKAYPRQKHTATNTAADFLVGSDDGHEELLAAANAVTNHARAFANPFWKQMEPFFGFISDADISFLKKQGNLDSAATRTPLHSNLVGCSPVPNGHGLIEHEIDMGLPRCTELLAEDLVPGTGDHSVIPLCQRLIAALISEEDCNSGHENLKYDEYGTEFELDGELESNSLNDQSLLGFQFVGSTAFNGYTITGKVEPDEHESNIMGTINAGMHSSVGHSLNGLHLDQSMIPSMACSETQYDNMQINEKLLLEVRSIGIFPEPVPDMALMEDVGICDEISILEEKYQGQMSKKKGVLERLLNSASTIKDHQEKEFEERALDKLVGMACEKYMTYRGPHGTGGKSYSNKMAKQAALAFVKRTLEHCHKFENTGKSCFSEPLFKDIFISGSSNLNGARPADTSTEGEPTKPYASIRSLEGSMGSQQSPSQFVQNADNHDINSVDVLLPVNHLSEQTTGKEDTWSNRVKKRELLLDDVGGTIVTSSTPSGIGNSLLSSAKGKRSERDRDGKGHGREMSSRNGTTKIGRALSNTKGERKSKTKPKQKMTQLSVSVNGLVSKIPEQSKPALPSVSKSNEITTSSNVKGKDGFGLNGMDDPESLDLSNLRIPEMDVLGVPDDLDEQGQDLGSWLNIDDEGLQDHDFMGLEIPMDDLSDLNMMV, from the exons ATGGCAACATCTAGCAAGTTTGATATACCTTCTGGTAGCCCAGATAGACCATTATACACCAGTGGGCAGCGTGGATCCCACATAGCTGCTGCATTGGACAGATCGGTTAGCTTTCGGGAGAGCATGGAGAATCCTATTCTATCTGCCCTCCCGAATATGTCGAGAAGCAGTTCTACAGTAACACAAGGTGATGTTGTGAACTTCTTTCAATGCATACGTTTTGATCCAAAGGTACTGGCTGCAGACCATAAGTCTAGCCGGCAAGTGGACTTCAAACGTCAAGTGAGTCTTGCACTTAGCATTTCACCAGATGATTCTTCATCTGGTTCTTCAAAAGGCAAGCTGCTACCGTCTCCGATACCAGAAGAAGTCAAACGCGTAAAGGCTGGTCTTCGTGAAAGTTTTGTGAAGGCGAG GGAACGTGTGAAGATTTTCAACGACACACTATCTGTATTCAACAAAATTTTCCCAACTGTACCATCAAAGAAGAGATCCAGATCAGAAGGTTTTTTTAGTGACCGTTCTAGTGTGTTATCAAGTGATCGTTCAGTCCTGGGGCCAAGTGTAGCTAAGGTTGGAAATCAGAGTCATGCTGCCCCCAGTGGTTTTGAGCTTGAGCAACAAAAAGCAGAAGAACGAACTAAAAATGCTGTCCCAAACAAGCGCCCTCGAACTTCTTTGGTGGAAGTGAGA AGTAATACTCTTGTCAGGCCATCTGGAACTGTAGATAGGGACAGGGAGATGCTAAGGCTTCCAAATGGTGCTGCAGTTCAGGCAGAGGATCGAACATTGCCTCTTGGTGGTGACGGTTGGGAAAAgtcaaaaatgaagaaaaagcgTTCAGGGATAAAGCCAGATGTTCCTCTGAATACAATGTCAACTAAACCAATTGATGGCTACCGAGAAGCTAAACAGGGAATGCAACAGAGGCCTGTTGCTGATACCCGTTCTAGGTTAAGTAATGATTCCCATGGTTTCAG GCCAGGAGTGCTGAATGGAGCTGTTGGAGTTGGAAAATCAGATGGTATCTTACAACAGACTGGCTTGGGCATGCGTTCCTCCATTCCGAGGACTGACCCTGACTTTGGTTCCCTTACAAATGACAGAAGAGATCGTCCTATTGGTTCAGATAAGGAAAGGTTGAACCTTAGAGCCGTCAATAA GACAAATGTTCGTGATGATTTTAATTCAGTCAGTCCTACCTCAAACACAAAAATGAATGCATCTATTCGGGCTCCAAGATCCAGTTCAGGTGTTGCACCCAAGTTGTCGCCTGTTGTACATAGGGCAACTGTTCCTAATGATTGGGAGCTTTCTAATTGTTCAAACAAGCCACCTGCTGCTGTTGGAGCCAATAATCGAAAACGCATGGCATCAGCACGGTCTTCATCCCCCCCTGGTGCCCACGGGGCTAGCCAGAGGCCACAGAAGATTTCCCGAACGGCAAGACGGACAAATCTTGCCGTTCCAATTGTTTCGAGCAATGATGAAATTCCTGCTCTGGATACTGGACCTGATGTCTCGGGTAATGACATTGGGTTGGGATTTGTCAGACGCTTGCCTGGCAGTTCTCCTCAGCAAGTGAAATTAAGAAGCGATCCTCTATCTTCAGCCACCTTATCTGAAAGTGAGGAGTCAGGGGCTGTGGAAACTAAATCCCGAGATAAGTGCAGAAAGTCTGATGAGATAGATGAGAAAGGCGGACAGAATGTACAAAAGGTGTCCACTCTGGTCCTGTCATCTAGAAAGAATAAGCCAGTTACTGGGGAAGACCTTGGAGATGGTGTTCGGAGGCAAGGGAGGACTGGGCGAGGTTTTACTTCCACAAGGTCTCTCATGCCAATGAGAGTTGAGAAGGTTGGCAATGTGGGAACTGCAAAACAGCTTAGGAGTGCAAGGCTTGGTTTTGACAAGAGCGAAAG CAAGGCGGGTCGTCCACCAACGAGGAAACTTTCAGACCGGAAGGCCTATCCACGTCAAAAGCATACAGCTACTAATACAGCAGCAGATTTTCTCG tTGGGTCGGATGATGGGCATGAAGAACTATTGGCTGCTGCAAATGCTGTTACTAATCATG CTCGTGCCTTTGCCAACCCTTTTTGGAAGCAGATGGAGCCATTTTTTGGTTTCATATCCGATGCAGACATATCTTTCTTAAAGAAACAA GGAAATCTTGATTCTGCTGCTACGCGAACTCCACTCCATTCCAATCTTGTTGGTTGCAGTCCTGTTCCTAATGGACATGGGTTGATTGAACATGAGATAGATATGGGGCTTCCTAGATGCACCGAACTGCTTGCAGAAGATTTAGTACCAGGTACAGGGGATCATAGTGTGATTCCCTTATGTCAGAGACTCATAGCAGCTCTAATTTCAGAGGAGGATTGTAACAGTGGACATGAAAACCTGAAATATGATGAATATGGTACTGAGTTTGAGCTTGATGGAGAATTGGAATCAAACAGTTTGAATGACCAGTCCTTACTTGGCTTTCAGTTTGTTGGGTCTACTGCTTTTAACGGCTATACAATAACTGGGAAGGTAGAGCCTGATGAACATGAAAGCAACATAATGGGCACCATAAACGCAGGGATGCACTCAAGCGTTGGTCATTCCCTAAACGGCTTACATTTGGACCAGTCGATGATTCCTAGCATGGCCTGCTCAGAAACTCAGTATGATAATATGCAGATAAATGAAAAACTTCTCCTGGAGGTTCGAAGTATTGGTATTTTTCCAGAACCTGTG CCTGACATGGCACTGATGGAGGATGTAGGAATCTGTGATGAAATCAGCATATTAGAGGAGAAGTACCAAGGACAG ATGTCGAAGAAGAAAGGCGTACTAGAAAGACTGTTGAATTCTGCCTCAACTATAAAAGACCACCAAGAGAA GGAGTTTGAAGAACGTGCCCTTGACAAACTTGTTGGAATGGCCTGTGAAAAGTATATG ACTTATCGGGGTCCTCACGGCACTGGTGGGAAGAGTTACAGTAACAAAATGGCCAAGCAAGCTGCATTAGCATTTGTTAAACGGACATTAGAACATTGTCATAAATTTGAGAATACAGGAAAGAGCTGCTTTAGCGAGCCCTTATTTAAGGATATATTTATTTCTGGGTCTTCCAATCTTAATGGTGCCCGACCAGCAGATACTAGCACAGAGGGTGAACCAACCAAACCATATGCCTCCATCCGTTCTCTTGAAG GTTCAATGGGTTCGCAGCAAAGCCCTTCACAATTTGTTCAGAATGCAGACAACCATGATATTAACTCTGTGGATGTGCTTTTGCCTGTGAATCACTTATCTGAACAAACCACTGGTAAAGAAGATACATGGTCAAACAGGGTGAAGAAGAGGGAATTGTTGCTTGATGATGTTGGTGGTACTATTGTTACTTCAAGTACCCCGTCAGGCATTGGCAATTCTCTATTGAGCAGTGCCAAAGGAAAGAGAAGTGAGAGGGACAGAGATGGAAAGGGACACGGCAGAGAGATGTCATCTAGAAATGGTACTACTAAAATTGGTCGAGCTTTATCCAATACCAAGGGGGAAAGGAAATCTAAAACAAAGCCGAAGCAGAAAATGACTCAGCTATCTGTTTCTGTAAATGGCCTTGTCAGCAAGATACCAGAGCAATCCAAACCAGCATTACCTTCTGTATCAAAGTCAAATGAAATTACTACAAGTAGCAATGTCAagggaaaagatgggtttggcTTGAATGGAATGGATGACCCTGAGTCTCTTGATTTATCGAATCTACGTATACCAGAAATGGATGTACTAGGTGTGCCTGATGATCTTGATGAGCAAGGCCAGGATCTGGGTTCTTGGTTGAACATTGATGATGAGGGTTTGCAAGATCACGACTTCATGGGTCTTGAAATTCCGATGGATGACCTGTCAGACTTAAATATGATGGTTTGA